Below is a genomic region from bacterium.
GTGGCTGGGGCAGCAGCCGGACCGCCCCGTCGTCCTTGAACTCCCGATCCCGAGCCACTCGGCACTCCAGGCCTTCACGCAATGCGCCCGGCAGTACTACTCCACCGGGCACTGGCAGCGCACCGTCAACGGCTACAGCGGCTTCCTGACCAGGGCCTACGGCGCGATTGCCGCCGCGTCGCAGCGCTTCCCGGATGAGGCGACGCTGCGGTGGCTGCAGGGGCTGCGGGTGGACCTGGTGATCCTACACCGGGGAGACTACGAGGCGGGGCAGTGGGAGGCGCTGCAGGCGGCTCTGCCCGCCTGGGCCGATCGCCTGCAGCCGCTGCAGGACTTCGACGATGCGCGCGTGCTGCGGGTCGCCCTGCCGCCGTGGAATGCAGGCGTGGCGCGGCCGGAGTTCGGGGGGAAGCTGCGGCTCCTGGGCTATGCGCCGCCCTCGCCGGGCCGGAAGCCGGCGACGCTGGAGCTCTTCTGGCAGGCCCGCACGGCGCCGGGCGACTACGACGTGGTGCTGCAGCCGGCAGATGACTCGGCGCTGACCGTCGCCCTGTCGGCTGACGGCGGTGCGCCGGCGCAGTGGCACATCGGCGAAGTGGAGATACAGGACGTGCCGTTGCCGCCGACCGGCCAGGAGTGGCGAACGGTGGCCCTGACCGTACGGGACAGGGCCACCGGGATAGCGCTACCCATTACGGCCGAGGGGCAGGCTCTGGAGACTGTGCAACTTGAGGGGGTAGGCCGCTAGCCGCGCTTGCCGACCCGGGCCAGCCACGCGCCGACCACGGCTCCGACGAACATCGCCAGCGGCAAGAGGCTCTGGGGGAGCAGGTGCTCCCGCACTTGCGGAGCCGCCTCCTGCCCGTGCGCCAGCCCCATCTGATGGCCGGCGATCGCCACATCCACCGCCACGAAGACGCCGAACCCGACCAGCGCGCCGAAGATCGCCGCGAGCACCATACGGAAGGCGCGGGTCCACGACACCCCACGTACCCTCACGGCTCACCACCCTCCCCCTGCTGCCCACGCCTCACTACAGGGACGCAATGAACTCCTCGACGGTCATGTCGGCCCGCTTCACCAGAGCGGACAGCAGCCCGGGCTTCAGCAGATCGTGGTCGGGTACCGACAGGTGCTGGCCCGTCTGCGGGTGGCGCAGTATGAAGTGGCTGCCCTGCGTCCTGACGTGCCGGTAGCCCGCCCTCTCGAACACTGCCCGCGCCTTCCGCCCCGAGATGCGCGGCAGCCTGGGCATCAGCTCGCGACCTCCACCGGGACGCTGGCCAGGAAGGTCGTGCCCGCCGGCAGGGGGTCGCCGTGAGCGACCATCGAGAGCAGGCATCCCTGAGCCGCCTCGCGGATGTTGCTCAGCGCCTCCTCGACGGTATCACCCTCACTCAGACACCCGGGGATGTCCAGGCACTCGGCGACATAGCCCCCGGCCTCTGCGTCAAGACGGATGATCACAGACAGGTTCAGGTACTGTGCTGACATCATCACCACCCTCGGTTCGCCAGGCGCTCCTCTTCCGGCATGGTGCGGACGTCGAGGCCGGGCATGGCGCCCTTGAGGCCACGGCAGGCCTTCGCAACTTCCATCGGGTCCTGGTAGTACGTGCAGGCATGGACGATGGCCTGCGCGCGCTCGGCCGGGTCCTCGCTCTTGAAGATGCCGCTGCCCACGAAGATGGCCTCGGCGCCCAGCTGCATCATCAGCGCCGCGTCGGCGGGCGTGGCGATGCCGCCGGCCGAGAAGTTCGGCACCGGCAGCTTGCCCGTCTCGGCGATCTGCTTGACCAGCTCGAACGGAGCCGCCAGGTTCTTGCTCTCGGTCATCAGCTCATCATCGCGCAACTGCGTGAGGTGCTTCATCTCCGTCATCACGGTGCGCATGTGGCGGGTGGCCTCGACGATGTTGCCGCTGCCGGCCTCGCCCTTGGTGCGGATCATCGCCGCGCCCTCGCCGATGCGACGGAGCGCTTCGGCCAGGCACGTGCAGCCGCACACGAACGGGACCTTGAAGTCGTGCTTCCAGATGTGGAAGCTCTCGTCGGCGGGTGTCAGCACTTCGCTCTCGTCAATGAAGTCCACGCCGATGGCCTCGAGCACCTGGGCCTCGGCGAAATGACCGATGCGGGCCTTAGCCATGACGGGGATCGTCACGACCTCCATGATCTTCTCGATCACCGACAGGTCGGCCATGCGGGCTACGCCGCCCTCCTTGCGGATGTCAGCGGGCACCCGCTCGAGCGCCATGACCGACACCGCGCCGGCGTCTTCGGCAATCTTGGCCTGCTCCGGCGTGGTCACGTCCATGATCACGCCGCCCCGCAGCATCTCGGCCAGGCCAACCTTGTTTCGCCAAGTGGATACGTCAGTCACCATCATCGCCTCCTGGGCTGTAGACACAACACAACGCGGCAGTGTGTGGCTGCCGTCGTGAGATTCAACTCCTGATACGGACACCCATCTTACTGCAAACCGCACCCAGTGGCAAGGGGCGCTGGGCGGCTTCCGACACGGCCTTGGGGCGCATCTCCGGCCAACGTGGCCACGCGCAGATTTCGCTTGCTACACTCTGATTAGAGTGCTATAAGAGTCCTCGATGAGTGCCAGGGGAGTCTGCCGCTGCGGCCCGCCCGTCCGCAGTTACCCCCTGGCACTCACAACGACTACACGCCTCTGGCTCGAACGGAGACAGGACCATGCTTGGCAGGACGTCGCGGACGCACGGTTTCACGTTGATCGAATTGCTGGTCGTCATCGCCATCATCGCCATCCTCGCCGCGATCCTCTTCCCGGTGTTCGCCAAAGCCCGCGAGAAGGCCCGGCAGGCAAGCTGTCTGTCCAATGTGCGGCAGCTCGGCCTCGCCTACATGCAGTACCTGCAGGACTATGACGAGGTCTTCCCGCCGCATGTGACCGAGCGCACCGCCCCGTCCGGAACTCCGGACACGGCAGCGGCGCGCGCGCCGTACAGCTACCGGACGAAACTGGAGCCCTACATCAAGAACACGCAAGTCTTCAAGTGCCCTTCCGCCGCCGCCTGGCCTGCGCCCGCGGCCGGCAAGTGGTATACCACCGACTACGGCAACAACCACAACGAGGCCAATCTTCCCGCCGCGACCCAGCAGGCCTGGTACATCGCCAACCCGGACTTCGGGTTCAACGAGACGACCTCCATCGGCAGCATCACCAACCCGTCGCGGTTCATCATCCTGGGGGATGCCGCGCGAGCCAGCGGGGTCGCCTCGCGCGGCGGCATGTACCCGCAGCCGTGGGCCTTCGATGACTCGGCACTGCCGGACGCGCAGCAGCAGGCGCGCATGATCGCCCGGCACAACGGCGGGGCGAACGTGACCTACGCCGACGGCCACAGCAAGTGGACGCGGGTCGAGGACACCTGGCACAGCTACAGCAGCAATGACTGGCGGCGCAACCCCTCGTAAGCCTGTCACCGGGGGTGGACAACGCAGGAACTGCCGGGGCCGGAGGGGAACCCCGGCAGTATCCCTTTGTGTTGGCAACCACGAGGAGACCGCGCCCTGCCGTGAGTCTGCACTTCATGCGTTTGATGGACCGCTACCTGGGGATCCTGGCCTGCTGGCTGCTGACCGGGCATCGCCACACGCTGGGGCGCCTGCTTGGCCGGCGACAGGTGCAGCCCCCGCGGGCCATCCTGCTCATCAAGCTGTGGGGCCTGGGGAGCGTGCTGCTGACCGGACCGGTCCAGCGGGCCCTCAAGCAAGCCTATCCCCAGGCGAAGCTGATCTTCCTGACCTTCGCGCAGAACCGTTGGGCCGCCGAGGCCCTGGGCCTGGCGGATGAGGTGTGGACGATCGGCACGCGCGGGGTGCTGGGGGCGCTGAGCGACCTGTCCACGATCCTGCGGCGCTGCCGCCGCGAGCATGTGGACCTGGCGCTGGACCTCGAGTTCTTCTCCCGTCTGCCGGCCGTGCTCACGTACCTGTCGGGTGCGCCGCGCCGCCTGGGCTACTGGGCCCGCGGCAAGTCCTGCGGCGACCTGTTCACCGACCGCTGCACGTACAACCCCTACCGCCATGTGACTGAGATCTTCGGCGCCCTGTCCGAGCTGGCCGGCGCTCCCTGCGACGCGGCCACACCGGTCGCGCCGCGAGTGGAGGCGGCCGACCTGGCCTCCGTGCGCGCCAAGCTTCGCGAAGCCGGCCTGGCCGATGACACTGCCTTCGTCGTCCTGTCCCCCAACGTCAGCGACTTCGGCGCCGAGCTGCGGCGCTGGCCCCAGGAGCGGTGGGCGGAGTTGGCCGACCGGCTCCGGAGCGAGGCGGGCCTGCCCTGTGTCATGGTCGGCGCCCCGAGCGATGTGGCCTATGTGGACGGCATCGCGGCGCTCTGCGCGCCCGCGACCGGCGTCCACTCACTGGCCGGCCAGACGAGCATGGGCGAGCTGGCGGCAGTGCTGAGCCTGGCCGGCGCGCTGGCGGCTTGCGACTCGGGTCCCGTCGCCCTCGCGGCGTGTCTGGACACGCCCACGGTGGCGCTCTTCAGCACCGAGACCCCGGTCCTGTACGGGCCACGCGGGCCTCACCACCGCGTCATCTATAAGGGCCTGTACTGCAGCCCCTGTCTGAGTGTGTTCAACGACAAGGTCGTGGACTTCACCTGTGACAACCGCTGCGTGCAGGACATCACGGTGAGCGAGGTGCTGGCGGCGGTACGGGAGATCGTGCGCACCCCGGCCGCACCTGAACCGGCGGAGAGACACTAAGCCATGGAGCAGCCGACAGCCTCGGCCGATCAGACGCCCCCGGCGGCCCGGTGGCAGCCCCTGCGCGACCGCGTCGTGTGGGCTATTCTGGCCGTCTATCTGGCCCTCGCGGTGACGTACAGCTTCACCATGGCTCTGGGGCACGCGCCGGACGAAAGCTCGCGCCACTTCCCGTATGTCAAGTTCCTGGCCACCCAGTGGCGTCTGCCCGTGGGCGATGAGGGCGCCGAGGGGGGCGCGCTGGACATCCACCCGCCGCTGTACTATGCCCTCCTGACGCCGGTGTATCTGCTGTTCCGGCCGTATGGCGACATGGCGGCGCTGCGCGCCCTGCGGCTGACCTCACCGCCGCTGATCCTGCTGACGCTGCTGCTATGGCTGCCGGTGCTGTACCGCGCGTGCGGGAGGCGGCGCGGTCCCACGCTGTTCGCCTTCGCGCTGACCGCGTGGTGGCCGCACCTGTTTGTGCCGGCAGGGGCGCTGAACAATGATGTCGGGCTGCTGGTCATGTCGGCGCTGCTGGTGTATCTCATCGTCGTGCGCGACTGGGAGCGGCGGGATGTGGGTTCGGCGGCGCTGTGGGGCGCGGTCGTCGGGCTTGCGACACTGATGAAGACCTCGGCCCTGCCGCCGGGGGTGCTCGTCCTGGCGGCCGCGCTGGTGATGCAGCACGGGAAGCGCTGGTACGCCGACGGGCGCTTGTGGGGGCGGCTGGCCGCCGGGGTGGGCGTGGCGCTGCTGGTGTGTGGCTGGTGGCTGGGGCGCAACTACATGCTCTATGGTGAGTTCAGCCCGGTGCCGGTGCCGGAGTTCGCGCGCCCGATTCCCGAAGGCGTGAGCAAGCTCGAAGCCGTAGCGGTGGGCCTGGTCGGGCGGCTGCTACTGCGTGCAGTCAACGGCCTGTGGACGAGCGTGTGGGCGCAGGTGGGGTGGTTCCCACCGGCCGCTGCGCCCTTCGTCTACCGGGGACTGCTGCTCGTGACGCTGTTGGCCCTGGCCGGTTGGGTTCGAGCCCTCGCCTGCCGCCGGAGGGCCGTCGTCGCGGCGGAGGACCACCCGGCCCTGATCTTGCCGCTGCTCGGCTTTGGTCTGCTGCTGGCGGCGGCGTTGTACATCGCCACCTTCGTACACCTGGGGGTCTTCCAGGGAGGGCGCTACCTGCTGCCGTTCCTGCCGGGGCTGACGGCGTTCCTGACACTGGGCCTGCAGAGCCTCATCCCACCCCGGCCGCGCCTGCCCCTGGCGCTCACCTTCCTGGCGCTGTTCCTGGCGCTCAGCCCCCTGGCCTGGTACCGGCTGATCACATACTGGAATCCCTTCGTCCTGGGGCATCTGCAGTGACGCCGCGCCCGCGCGTGCCCCTGCGCCGGACGCGCTTCCGAGGATACCGATGAAGCGACTCGGGTTGGTCTGCGCAGCGGCCCTGGTGGGCCTCGTGGAGTTGGCCCTGCTGCTAGCGCGCCTCATCGTGCCGGAGATTCAGCGCCGCGTGCTGGCGCCGAGTGCCTGGCTGGTCCTGCCCCTGCTGGGTCTTGTGCTGCTAGGGTACGCGCTGATGCAGATGTGGCGGCGGCCGGGGCCGACGCGCCAGGTCGGCGCCTATCTGCTCGTGGCTGTCATTGGGCTGACCTTGCTGGCTGGCGGCCTGACGGTCACCCATGAGTGGGGCTTCGGCTATCTGCCCGCCCTCGTCCTGAACCCGGCCAGCAACAGCTACTATCAGACGGCCCGCGAAGCCGGCAGCCTGTCCGATCTCCTGCGCGACTACGATGCCAAGATGACCGGCTTCTCCTCCCATGCCCAGACGCAGGGCGCCGGGCCAGTTGTGTGCTTCGGGCTGCTGAGCCGCCTGCTCGATGCCCTGCCGACGACGCAGCCGGTGGCCGAGACGCTGCTGGCGCTGCGGCCCGGCGTCACGGGGGACTTCCTCGCCAAACAGTACTCGCGGTTCTGGAGCTACGACATCTCCGCGCAGCAGGTGGCTTCGGCGCTGGGGTGTGGCTGGACGATGGTGTTGCTGGCGGCACTGGCGCTCATTCCGCTCTACGCGCTGGGCTATGGACTCGGGGGTGGAAAGCTGGCCGTCGCCGCCGTCGGGGCCTATGCCGTGCTGCCCAGCCTGACGCTGTACTCGGGGGCGATGGACCAGGCCTACCCGCTGGTGGTCGCGGGGACCATGCTGGGGTTCGTGCGGGGCTACCGGGCCTGCGCAGCGGGCCGCCAGCGCGCCGCCGTGGGCTGGGCGCTCCTGGCAGGCCTGCTGCTGGCCCTGGGGCTGTTCCTGTCGCTGGGCATGGGGGTCGTGGGCGCGGGCTTTGTCATCATCATCGGGCTGGTGGTGCTGCTCCAGCGCGACGCGAGCGAGCGCGTGCCTCTGCTGCGGCGGCTCGGGCCGGTGTTGCTCGCCGGGCTGGCCCCCGTGCTGGTCGTCTTCGCCGGGCTCAAGCTCGTGGCCGGCTATGACATGCTCAGCGTCATGCGGGTGTCGGACGCCTACCGCATGTACGGCTACAACCACCTATGGGGGCGGCCGTACATGCCGTTCCTGTGGCGCAACCTCATCGAGGCGGCGGCGTTTGTCGGGCCGTTGCTGGCGGCGGGGGCATGGGGGACATGGCTGGCCTGGCGCGACCGGGCAAGCCACGCGCTGCTGGCCGCGGTGATCATCGCCCTGCCGGTCATGCTGATCGTGCTGGATGTCAGCGGCAAGATCCGCGGCGAAACCAGCCGCATGTGGCTCCTGCTGGCGCCGTGGTTTGCGCTGACGTGTGGGGTGGCCGGCACCGAGGAGGGGGCCGGCTCACGGGTCGCCTGGGTGGCCCTGATGGCCGCGGCGTACACCGTGATCGTGCGGCACTGCGTCCATGTGTGGGGGTTCTAGCGTCATGTCCGCCTGAGGTGCCCGATCATCCAGTAGGGCAGGCGGCTCGCCCGCCCGCGCGGGCGGGCCGCCCGCGCTACTGCAGTGCCGCAAGGGATGTGCCGGACACGACACTAGGCCGGCGGTTCGTCGCCTCGCGCCGTGTCGTTCCCGTTGCGTAGCCCCTGGATCAGCCGCGTGGTGGAGCGATTGTCCACCAGTTGCGCCAGCACGACCTCCCCCCCGTGAGCCTCGACCTCATCGGCCTCGATCAGCCGCCGTCCGGCGTAGTCGGCGCCCTTGACGTGATAGCGCGGCTTGACGGCCTTGATCGTCTCGCGCGGGTCGTCCTCATCGAAGATGATGACGAAGTCCACCGGCGGCAGGGCGGCGAGCACCTCGGCTCGCTCATCCTGGCTGACGATAGGCCGATCGGGCCCCTTGAAGCGCTTCACCGAGGCGTCCGAGTTCAGGCCCACGACGAGGGTGTCGCCGAGGCTGCGGGCGAAGTTGAGCAGGCTCATGTGGCCCACGTGCAGCAGATCGAAGCACCCGTTGGTGAACACGACCCGCGCGGTGGGCCTCAGGGTATCGCGGAACGCCGCGAAGGCTTCACGACTGACGATCAGACCCATGGGTGTGGCTCCTGACGAAGCGTCGTCTCACTCAGCATAGCGCCCGGCGGTGGCCGACGGTTCCCGGGGCGGCGCCGGCACGCCCTCAGTGGAGCGCGGCGTACCAGGCGTGGAGGTGGGAGGCCATCCAGATGGTCACCGCGGCCAGCAACACCAGCAGCAGCCAGAACAGCACGTCCCTCACCCACCGCCGACCCGCCAGCCACGTCACCCGCTCGCCCAGGCCCACGAGCAGGAGGCAGAGCCAGGGCGCGGCGTTCAGGGCATAGCGCCCCCCCACGATGAGCGCAATGTCCCAGAGGAGCGCTTGTCGGGCGATGATCGCCCACAGCAGCAAGGGCGCCGTTGCGGCCAGGCCCAGGCACAGCGGCCCCACCTGCCAGGCGGGGCGCTGCTCATCAGGAAGGCGCGCCACGCGCAGTCGCGTCACAGTCATGACAGTCGCGAACAGGACAGCCAGCCCGCCGATGAGCCACCCGACCCAGATCTTCTGCATGAAGCCGACGCTCTGCCACGTCCACTCCGGGACGATGGCGGTCACCGGCACCAGCCACACGACCGGCGCCAGCTCCCGGACGGCCCGCAGCGGATCCAGCAGCAGCAGGTTCCGCAGGTCCTGCTCCAACTCGCGGGGGGTGTTGGACTGGATCAGGAACACCCCGTACGTGAGGGTGTTGTGGACCAGCAGCCACGCCCCGCCGGCCGCGAAGGCGGCCAGCAGAACCGCGGGAGCGCGGTAACGCCAGGCCCCCTGCGCCCGGACGTACACCGCCCACAGGACCAGGGGCAGCACGTACCACACGGTCATCTTGACGACGCCCCCCACCCCGATCACGGCCCCCAGCCACAGGCAGCGCTGCCAGGTGACCGGCCGCTGCCCGGTCAGGATGGGCGCCAGGAGTAGGAAGGCCCACGCGCTGAAGATGTAGGCCAGGTTCTCGTTGTTGACCACGGCTGCGGTCAGAGCAAACTGTGGAATGAAGGCCAGGAGCGCCAGGGCGAGGAAGACCACTCGCGGCCGTTGGGACACGAAGCACCGCAGCGACAGATAGACCAGGACCAGTGTGACACCGGCCATGAGCGCACTGGTCGCGCGCAGCACAC
It encodes:
- a CDS encoding type II toxin-antitoxin system HicB family antitoxin, with protein sequence MMSAQYLNLSVIIRLDAEAGGYVAECLDIPGCLSEGDTVEEALSNIREAAQGCLLSMVAHGDPLPAGTTFLASVPVEVAS
- a CDS encoding DUF1559 domain-containing protein, which produces MLGRTSRTHGFTLIELLVVIAIIAILAAILFPVFAKAREKARQASCLSNVRQLGLAYMQYLQDYDEVFPPHVTERTAPSGTPDTAAARAPYSYRTKLEPYIKNTQVFKCPSAAAWPAPAAGKWYTTDYGNNHNEANLPAATQQAWYIANPDFGFNETTSIGSITNPSRFIILGDAARASGVASRGGMYPQPWAFDDSALPDAQQQARMIARHNGGANVTYADGHSKWTRVEDTWHSYSSNDWRRNPS
- the rfaE2 gene encoding D-glycero-beta-D-manno-heptose 1-phosphate adenylyltransferase, with product MGLIVSREAFAAFRDTLRPTARVVFTNGCFDLLHVGHMSLLNFARSLGDTLVVGLNSDASVKRFKGPDRPIVSQDERAEVLAALPPVDFVIIFDEDDPRETIKAVKPRYHVKGADYAGRRLIEADEVEAHGGEVVLAQLVDNRSTTRLIQGLRNGNDTARGDEPPA
- a CDS encoding type II toxin-antitoxin system HicA family toxin; the encoded protein is MPRLPRISGRKARAVFERAGYRHVRTQGSHFILRHPQTGQHLSVPDHDLLKPGLLSALVKRADMTVEEFIASL
- a CDS encoding glycosyltransferase family 9 protein, with product MSLHFMRLMDRYLGILACWLLTGHRHTLGRLLGRRQVQPPRAILLIKLWGLGSVLLTGPVQRALKQAYPQAKLIFLTFAQNRWAAEALGLADEVWTIGTRGVLGALSDLSTILRRCRREHVDLALDLEFFSRLPAVLTYLSGAPRRLGYWARGKSCGDLFTDRCTYNPYRHVTEIFGALSELAGAPCDAATPVAPRVEAADLASVRAKLREAGLADDTAFVVLSPNVSDFGAELRRWPQERWAELADRLRSEAGLPCVMVGAPSDVAYVDGIAALCAPATGVHSLAGQTSMGELAAVLSLAGALAACDSGPVALAACLDTPTVALFSTETPVLYGPRGPHHRVIYKGLYCSPCLSVFNDKVVDFTCDNRCVQDITVSEVLAAVREIVRTPAAPEPAERH
- the pdxS gene encoding pyridoxal 5'-phosphate synthase lyase subunit PdxS — translated: MMVTDVSTWRNKVGLAEMLRGGVIMDVTTPEQAKIAEDAGAVSVMALERVPADIRKEGGVARMADLSVIEKIMEVVTIPVMAKARIGHFAEAQVLEAIGVDFIDESEVLTPADESFHIWKHDFKVPFVCGCTCLAEALRRIGEGAAMIRTKGEAGSGNIVEATRHMRTVMTEMKHLTQLRDDELMTESKNLAAPFELVKQIAETGKLPVPNFSAGGIATPADAALMMQLGAEAIFVGSGIFKSEDPAERAQAIVHACTYYQDPMEVAKACRGLKGAMPGLDVRTMPEEERLANRGW